The following coding sequences lie in one Trichoderma breve strain T069 chromosome 1, whole genome shotgun sequence genomic window:
- a CDS encoding 6-O-methylguanine DNA methyltransferase, DNA binding domain-containing protein, with product MKSSISKVRKTTKQPQKSTSTTIHVPAEMQPQLLRIAQSQRTPFEKRVWTALCQIPRGRVTTYGLLSAHLGTSPRAVGNALRRNPFAPEVPCHRVVATGGTLGGFKGSWPKDGEGITITEKKSLLRGEGVRLDDKGRVLGTVWSGFE from the coding sequence ATGAAATCCTCAATCTCCAAAGTCCGAAAAACCACAAAGCAACCCCAGAAGAGCACATCCACCACCATCCACGTCCCAGCAGAAATGCAGCCCCAGCTCCTCCGCATCGCCCAAAGTCAACGCACCCCCTTCGAGAAGCGCGTCTGGACAGCCCTCTGCCAGATCCCGCGCGGCCGGGTGACCACATACGGCTTGCTGTCGGCGCACCTGGGCACGTCGCCGCGAGCCGTGGGCAATGCGCTGCGGAGGAACCCGTTCGCGCCGGAAGTGCCGTGCCATCGCGTGGTGGCGACGGGAGGGACGCTGGGCGGGTTCAAGGGCAGCTGGCCCAAGGACGGGGAAGGGATTACGAttacggagaagaagagcctgtTGAGAGGCGAAGGAGTTAGGCTCGACGATAAGGGGAGGGTGCTGGGGACGGTGTGGTCTGGGTTTGAGTAa
- a CDS encoding ATP-grasp domain-containing protein — MFNIGRSRAAASALSAAKRNATPSVRLPGIAQQRRALSIHEYLSADLLRKYGVGVPKGAVAKTAAEAKSVAKEIGTGDLVIKAQVLAGGRGKGTFDNGLKGGVRVIYSPHEAEMFAQQMIGHKLITKQTGAGGRLCNAVYICERKFARREFYLAILMDRASQTPVIVSSSQGGVDIETVAKEQPDAITTTYIDINTGVTDEIARGIATGLGFSEQCVEDAKDTIQKLYKIFLERDATQIEINPLSETSDHQVLCMDAKFGFDDNADYRQQEVFEWRDTTQEDPDEVRAAQSNLNFIKLDGDIGCLVNGAGLAMATMDIIKLNGGQPANFLDVGGGATPAAIREAFELITSDPKVSAIFVNIFGGIVRCDAIATGLIRTVEALNLKIPIIARLQGTNVELAHQIINESGLKIFSIDDLQSAAEKAVQLSKVVKLARDIDVGVEFTLGI; from the exons ATGTTCAACATTGGCCGTAGCCGCGCGGCGGCGTCGGCGCTCAGTGCCGCAAAG CGCAACGCCACCCCCTCTGTCCGACTGCCCGGCATCGCTCAGCAGCGACGAGCCCTCAGCATCCACGAGTACCTGTCCGCCGACCTCCTGAGAAAG TATGGCGTTGGCGTTCCCAAGGGCGCCGTGGCCAAGAcggccgccgaggccaagtctgtggccaaggagattggTACCGGCGACCTGGTTATCAAGGCTCAGGTCCTCGCCGGTGGACGAGGAAAGGGAACTTTCGACAACGGCCTCAAGGGCGGTGTCCGTGTCATCTACTCCCCCCACGAGGCCGAGATGTTTGCCCAGCAGATGATTGGCCACAAGCTCATCACCAAGCAGACGGGCGCCGGTGGCCGTCTGTGCAATGCCGTCTACATTTGCGAGCGCAAGTTTGCCCGCCGCGAGTTCTACCTGGCTATCCTGATGGACCGTGCTTCCCAGACCCCCGTCATCGTCTCATCGTCCCAGGGAGGTGTCGACATTGAGACCGTTGCCAAGGAGCAGCCCGATGCCATCACTACGACCTACATCGACATCAACACCGGCGTTACCGACGAGATTGCTCGCGGCATCGCCACCGGCCTGGGCTTCAGCGAGCAGTGCGTCGAGGACGCCAAGGACACCATCCAGAAGCTCTACAAGATCTTCCTCGAGCGTGACGCCACCCAGATCGAGATCAACCCCCTGTCCGAGACCTCCGACCACCAGGTCCTCTGCATGGACGCCAAGTTTGGCTTCGATGACAACGCCGACTACCGCCAGCAGGAGGTTTTCGAGTGGCGCGACACCACCCAGGAGGACCCCGATGAGGTCCGTGCCGCTCAGTCCAACCTCAACTTCATCAAGCTGGACGGTGACATTGGCTGCCTCGTCAACGGTGCCGGTCTTGCCATGGCCACCATGgacatcatcaagctcaaCGGCGGCCAGCCCGCCAACTTCCTCGACGTCGGTGGTGGTGCCACTCCCGCCGCCATCCGAGAGGCCTTTGAGCTCATCACCAGCGACCCCAAGGTCAgcgccatcttcgtcaacaTCTTTGGTGGTATCGTCCGCTGTGACGCCATCGCCACTGGTCTGATCCGCACCGTTGAGGCCCTCAACCTCAAGATCCCCATCATTGCCCGTCTGCAGGGTACCAACGTCGAGCTTGCCCACCAGATCATCAACGAGTCTGGTCTGAAGATCTTTTCTATTGATGACCTGCAGAGCGCCGCCGAGAAGGCTGTGCAGCTGTCCAAGGTTGTCAAGCTGG CCCGCGACATTGACGTTGGTGTTGAGTTCACCCTGGGTATCTAG
- a CDS encoding iron-sulfur cluster biosynthesis domain-containing protein produces MMNVSFSTGRAALRLSRSSFRHLCASRVAGFAYHSYPLPSKIPEPPTSDNLSKSSHAQPEALPRVHETRPPPQHDAVPKPMAPPQVEAQSPSPTTSSVPPSPKTAETDAPKTQPAPATRPRSKLRARKAAMKLTPAAVEQLRALLNQPDPKLIKVGVRNRGCSGLAYQLEYVDKPGAFDELVEQDGVKVLIDSKALFSIIGSEMDWAEDKLSQKFVFKNPNIKEQCGCGESFMV; encoded by the exons ATGATGAACGTCTCCTTCTCTACCGGCCGCGCTGCGCTGCGCCTCAGCCGCTCGTCCTTCCGCCACCTGTGTGCATCCAGAGTGGCCGGCTTTGCTTACCACTCCTATCCGCTGCCGTCCAAGATCCCCGAGCCTCCCACCAGCGACAACCTCTCCAAGTCATCCCATGCCCAGCCAGAGGCCCTTCCTCGTGTCCACGAGACACGGCCGCCGCCTCAACACGATGCCGTACCCAAGCCGATGGCCCCACCGCAGGTTGAGGCTCAGTCGCCTTCTCCAACGACCTCCTCagttcctccatctcccaaaACCGCCGAGACCGATGCGCCAAAGACACAACCTGCTCCTGCTACCCGACCTCGTTCCAAGCTCCGCGCGCGCAAGGCAGCCATGAAGCTCACACCCGCCGCTGTGGAACAGCTGCGCGCACTGCTCAACCAACCCGACCCGAAGCTCATCAAGGTCGGTGTACGGAACCGAGGCTGCAGTGGGCTGGCCTACCAGCTGGAATACGTCGACAAGCCGGGCGCTTTCGATGAACTGGTGGAGCAAGACGGCGTCAAGGTCTTGATTGATAGCAAGGcgctcttcagcatcatcggCAGCGAAATGGACTGGGCGGAAGATAAACTGAGTCAGAAGTTTGTGTTTAAGAACCCCAATATCA AGGAGCAATGCGGCTGCGGAGAGTCATTTATGGTCTAA
- a CDS encoding GLEYA domain-containing protein encodes MASVGNAHAIAVPAGQLDARTYPTPTCDPSQTVTQTETKTVTSWKALLTITLGGGTKTETKTEICTVTDTETCPPPPSCNNLGFDWAYYNNSARNTDTTYSTFHPDSYKKTTPIYVGTTSYVGGLYQDTGTTGPIYDSSRNFNLDFFALNHHAYIYACEAGTYSVDIPYANDAVYLWTGANAYSGWTDDNAVAKARYNQPDHIAGKASYKFDIPANTYVPIRFFYGQAQYGGGFNFNITAPSGQVIVSNQETFSPYVVRYSCDGTTAPPFPAFGKET; translated from the exons ATGGCTAGTGTTGGCAACGCTCATGCCATCGCCGTCCCTGCTGGCCAGCTAGATGCCCGCACATATCCGACTCCCACGTGTGACCCAAGCCAAACAGTCACACAGACAGAAACCAAGACAGTCACCTCGTGGAAGGCCCTGTTGACGATTACTCTGGGCGGAGGCACCAAGACGGAGACCAAGACAGAAATCTGCACCGTCACCGACACGGAGACG TgtccgcctcctccatcgtGTAACAACCTTGGGTTTGACTGGGCATACTACAACAACTCGGCTCGTAACACCGACACAACATACTCTACCTTCCATCCAGACTCTTACAAGAAGACAACTCCCATCTATGTGGGCACCACTTCATATGTTGGCGGTCTTTATCAGGACACTGGGACAACTGGCCCCATCTACGATTCCAGCCGAAACTTTAATCTCGACTTCTTTGCCCTGAACCACCACGCCTACATCTACGCCTGCGAGGCTGGCACATATAGCGTCGACATCCCCTATGCAAACGACGCTGTTTATCTATGGACCGGTGCAAATGCCTACTCTGGCTGGACAGACGATAATGCTGTTGCAAAGGCCCGTTACAATCAACCAGACCATATCGCCGGCAAAGCTAGCTATAAATTCGACATCCCGGCCAATACCTATGTGCCCATCCGCTTCTTCTATGGACAGGCGCAGTATGGCGGAGgtttcaacttcaacattACGGCTCCGAGCGGACAAGTCATTGTGAGCAATCAGGAAACGTTTAGCCCGTATGTCGTACGGTATTCGTGCGATGGAACTACGGCGCCCCCGTTTCCGGCATTTGGAAAGGAAACTTGA
- a CDS encoding cytochrome p450 domain-containing protein, which yields MVASFGLAFVTILTVLVWLRHLASDIRIRKLGGVRAPILAGNLLSASKLYYEIGRNQYNNNLVAWCTAQLDNLPPGKRTFAEFSLTGSKRVLITRDPEQIKAILATNISSFGHGPMWHKLWRPFLGDGIFAVDGQLWHDSRAMIKPMFVRDRLRNLAIFDTCTDKLLSKIPSAGVTVDLKDLFYRWSMDTTTEFLLGENVNSLDFPDNDVLNAMHVAQRIQMFIFVLNPIAPLIPKGDYHRAIRKLEEFIEPAIARTLAIPQVRLEELSKLDMEFSFLHSIARYTRDPKVIRDQIMSVLLAGRDTTAATMSWVMYELSNYPKLWARLRREVLNELGSHGTPTYEALKDLTYVKNILNETLRLHPAAPLNMRSVLETTTIPGRPGEPGIVLLKGDSVTINTLGMHMYADLYPPVSNTFADPRIFSPERWEHWTPKPWTYAPFSGGPRICAGQNFALTEMAFCLVRLAQRFESIEYRGDWAAQRLRADIIGTPALGVHVALYEPGEKPDLRFKRYTN from the exons ATGGTGGCCAGCTTCGGGCTTGCCTTTGTAACGATTCTCACTGTGCTTGTGTGGCTCCGGCATCTTGCTTCAGATATCAGAATCAGGAAACTCGGCGGTGTGAGGGCACCAATCCTGGCGGGGAATTTGTTGTCAG CTTCCAAGTTATACTACGAGATTGGCAGGAATCAATACAATAACAACCTTGTCGCTTGGTGTACGGCGCAGCTGGACAACCTGCCACCCGGAAAGAGAACATTTGCCGAGTTCAGCTTGACGGGATCCAAGAGGGTCCTCATCACAAGAGATCCGGAGCAGATCAAGGCGATCTTAGCCACCAATATCTCCAGCTTTGGCCATGGGCCCATGTGGCACAAGCTATGGCGGCCCTTTCTAGGAGACGGCATCTTTGCTGTAGACGGACAGCTTTGGCACGACAGCCGCGCCATGATCAAGCCCATGTTTGTCAGGGACAGGCTGCGcaatcttgccatctttgataCCTGCACCGACAAGCTGCTGTCAAAAATTCCCTCTGCGGGAGTCACTGTCGACCTCAAGGACCTCTTCTACCGGTGGTCGATGGACACGACGACGGAATTTCTGCTTGGAGAAAATGTCAACAGCTTGGATTT TCCCGACAATGATGTCTTGAACGCCATGCATGTTGCACAGCGGATTCAAATGTTCATCTTTGTCCTCAA CCCTATCGCGCCGTTGATCCCAAAAGGTGACTATCACCGAGCCATTAGGAAGTTAGAAGAGTTTATCGAGCCGGCCATTGCTCGAACCCTAGCCATTCCTCAAGTTCGACTTGAAGAGCTCTCCAAACTGGACATGGAATTCTCATTTTTGCACAGCATCGCACGCTACACCAGGGATCCCAAAGTCATACGAGATCAGATCATGTCCGTACTCCTTGCCGGAAGAGACACCACGGCGGCAACTATGTCGTGGGTAATGTACGAGTTGTCCAACTATCCCAAGCTCTGGGCTAGGTTGCGCAGAGAGGTCTTAAACGAACTAGGGAGCCACGGAACGCCAACGTACGAGGCACTCAAAGATCTGACATATGTCAAAAACATCCTCAACGAGACCCTTCGGCTTCATCCGGCAGCTCCTCTCAACATGCGTTCAGTACTAGAGACGACAACCATCCCGGGCCGACCAGGCGAGCCGGGCATTGTGCTGCTCAAAGGAGACAGCGTAACGATCAACACTCTTGGGATGCACATGTACGCAGACTTGTACCCTCCTGTGTCTAATACGTTTGCAGACCCCAGGATATTCAGCCCCGAGAGATGGGAGCACTGGACGCCCAAGCCCTGGACGTATGCTCCGTTTTCTGGTGGACCAAGGATATGCGCCGGGCAGAACTTTGCTCTGACGGAAATGGCGTTTTGCT TGGTCCGCCTGGCTCAGCGATTCGAGAGCATCGAGTACCGCGGTGATTGGGCGGCTCAGAGGCTGCGAGCAGACATCATCGGCACACCAGCATTGGGGGTTCACGTGGCCTTGTATGAGCCCGGTGAGAAGCCAGATTTACGATTCAAACGTTATACCAATTAG